TTTCTGATCTTTTGAATGCTGTCGAAGGTATTTTTCGGAACATTATTTCCCGGTTCGCCCGCCCAGATCGTTTCTTCATTCAGCTGAAGATGTTCCTGAGCAGCTCCGCCAAAAACCATCGCCCCCAATCTTCCGTTTCCGATGGGTAAAGCTTCGTTCCAGTTTTGGGCTGGTTTATCGTAGGTTAATTTTAAATTTTTTTGAGCCTGAACGCTAACGGAAATCACAGTTCCGCAAGCCAGTAAGAAAATTTTATGTTGAATGTTTTTAAACATGATCCATTAAATTTATAAAAGTCTTAAAAAATTATTTATTCATAATTGTTTTCAACCAATCTGTGCAAACTTCTTTCCAATTTTCTGTTAATTCAGATTTATTAGAAATTCCGATGTTGTGTTCGCCTTCAGGAAAAATAAATAATGCGCCTTTTACTTTATTTTTAATCATGGCTTCATAATACAGAATACTGTTGATAACGGGAACAGCAGGATCATTCTGAGCATGAAATAAAATGGTTGGCGGTGTTTTTTCATTCACCTTATTCTGCATAGAATATTCTTTTATTTTTTCCTGAGAGGCATCTTCGCCCAATAAATTCACGCAGCTTCCTTTATGCGCAAATTCACCGAGGTCGATCACCGGGGAAACAAGAATTGCAAAATTAGGAATTGTTGAGATAGTTGACAAATCGCCTTTTAATTCTGTATAATCTTTAGAAATATTACTTGCCATTGCCGCTAAATGTCCACCTGCAGAAGTTCCTAAAACGCCAATCTGATCAGGTGAAATACCATATTGGGAAGCATTTTTTCTGATTAATTTAATGGCTGCCTGAATATCTTGCAAAGGTGCGATTTCTCTTTGTTTCAAATCCGGAGAAGTCGGTAAACGGTAATTTAAAACAAAAGCTGAAATTCCTAATGTATTCAGCCATTTTGCATAAGAATATCCGCCTAAATCATAAGTTAAATGATGGTAACCGCCGCCGGGAATGATGATGATCGCCATCGATTTTCTCTCTTCTTTTGCTGGTAAAAATGCAAACAGTTCAGCTTCCTGAATTTGAGTGATGCGTCCTTCCTTTTCTTCAACGATATTTAATTTTAAACCTTTAGAATTAGGCATTCCACCTTTGGGCCAAACCGTGATTTTTTGTTGCGCGGATAATTGTATTCCGAGAAGAATGCTAAAAATGAAGATGAAATTTTTCATTGCTAAAAATGTATTACTCATTACCAATTACTTATTACTGATGCCTAGAAGCCAGTCTGAGCACAATTTTTTCCAGTTTTCGCTCAATGCATCTTTATCAGTTACAAAAAAACGATGACCTCCTTTCGGAAATATAAACATTGCACCTTTTACTTTATGCTGAGTCATTGCTTTAAAATATAAAATACTGTTCATCGGAGGAACTGCCGTATCGTCCTGATTATGAAATAAAATAGTGGGCGGCGTTTTTTCTGTCACCCGATTTTGCATGGAATATTCCCTGATTTTTTCCGTGGAAGCATGATCTCCGAGTAAACTTTCACGGCTACCTTTGTGAGCATATTCACCGAAATCAATCACCGGACAAAACAGAACGGCAAAATTAGGAATCGTAGAAATACTTTCCCAATCACCTTTCAATTGAGTATAATCTGTTGTGATATTGCTTACACTTGTCGCTAAATGTCCGCCTGCTGAAGTTCCCACAACGCCTACAAGATCGGATGAAATTGCCCACTGTGCGGCATTTTTTCTGATGTATTTAATCGAAGCCTGAATATCCTGTAACGGCGCAATCTCTCTTTGAATTAAATCGGTTGAAGTCGGTAATCTGTAATTTAAAACAAAAGCAGAAATTCCCTGAGTATTCATCCATTTTGCAATCTGAAAAGCACCTTCATCATAAGTTAATTTAGAATATCCACCACCTGGAATAATGATCACTGACATTTGTTTTCTTTCTTTTATGGGAGGAAGGAAAGCGAAAAGTTCAGGTTCTTTTATTGCTTCAAGCTCTTTTTTCTTTTGAGTTTTTGATGCTAAAATTTTAGAATTCGGCATTTCACCTTTCGGCCAGAACATCATTTTTTCCTGTGCGGAAAATAGAGTGAAAAGTAAAATAAATGGAATGAAAACTACTTTTTTCATGGATTACAAAAATTAGAAACCTCATAGATTTTAAAACCTATGAGGTTTGATTTTAGACTTTAATCTTTTAAAAAATCTTCTCTGAACGGCGTAAAAGCATCAATCAGCTGTCCCGCTTCCAGACATTTTACCCCATGAAAAATATTGGGTTGCGCAAAAAATCCGTCACCTTTTTGTAAGATTTTAACTTCTCCATCAACAGTTACTTCAAATTTTCCTTCGGCAACATACGTAATCTGTGAGTGAAAATGTTGGTGCAATGCGCCAATCGAATCTTTTTCAAACCTCACGATCACCATCATCACCTGAGAATTGTAACCTACAAACTGTCTTGAAACACCGTCTCCTAAATCTTCCCACTCAGAATTACCGTCGAAAAATGGTTCTTTTTTGAAATTCATTTTTTAATTTTTTGTTGTTGGTTAATCACAAAGGCACAAAGATTTTTATTTTAAATGCTTTTTTAAGGCGCAAGAAAATCAAAGATTTTCGACAAAGTATACAGTGCTAAATTTTATCAAAGATAAAATCCTTGTGTCTTAAAGATTATTTAGCAATTCCAAAATTCCTAGCGTCTTTGCGTTTAAAGCTACTTAATATACTTCTCCAAACCTGTTTTCAAAGTTTTCAAATCTTTAACAGCCAATTTTGCAACAGATTCAGCACCTAATCTCGATAGATGCGTGTCGTCCGCTTTATCTTTTGTATAATAGGGATTTTCGCCTGCCTTAAAATGAAGATGTAAAAGCTTCGATTTTTCCGGCCCTGCAGCGATTTCCATTTGTTCCGTCAATAATTGCATATCTACAAATGCCACTTTCATATCATTTGCAACCATTCTTACCACCAAAGGATATTCTTTATGAGTGTCAATTAAAACGCCGTTTTCATTGAAATTTCTTCTTGTGATGGAAGTCATTAAAATAGGTGTTGCTCCTTTTGCTCTTGTTTCATTCACGTATCTTTCCAAATTCGCTCTGTATTGAGTATAAGGATTGGTAAACTTTGTAGAATCTTTTAGTTTTTGGTCGTTGTGTCCAAACTGAATGATGACAAAATCACCTTTCTTCAATTGTTTTTCGACTTTATCCCATCTTCCTTCGGTTCTGAAACTTTTTGAGCTTCTGCCGTTCATCGCATGATTCTGAATTTCAATTCCGTTGGTCATGAATTGTCCTAAAACCTGTCCCCAACCGTGCTCTGGGTTTTTATCGGGATTGTCTTTGTTTGACATCGTAGAATCGCCGATCAAGAAAAGGGTTGGCTTTTGTTGCGCCAGAATTAATGTTGAAAGAGCTATGCTAAATAATAAAAATATCTTTTTCATTTTAAATAAATTTTAATTAATGTTCTTTTGTCTTAAAGGAAAAGAACTAAAATTGTCCTAAGTCTATTTATTGCAGTAATCATTACTCATTACCAATTACCAATTACTCATGTTTGGATTCCAGTTATTAAAAATCTTTTCTAATGAATAATTCTTCAAATCTTTTTTCGTCAGTTGATGAGACCAATTAATACGTTTTGAACTATTTCCGCCATCACCTTTGCTACCAAATTCTGCGTAATAAGCAGTTTTTTCTTTATCAGGAAACATTTTGTCGCCTTTCCACGGATTCCAGCCTTCGGGAAGAATGTGTTTTCCCATTTCGGTATTGATGAAAACGGTCTTAGCGTACGGTCGCCACGGTCTTCCTAAATACACTTTGGTGATACCTTCTTTGGCAATTAATTTACAGTCGAAAAATATGAAACCATACTGTCTGTCGGCTTCTGTTGCCGCTGCGGTGATATAAGAATCTGCTAAACTTTTAATCGTACAATTTTTAAAAACAACCGTTGCCTGTCCGAAAATAAAATCTGTTGTTCCTTCAATATAACAGTTTTCAAAATATTGTCTACTGTGATTGGTTGCGGAATAAATCGTGTCCTGACAACCTAAAATATTCGAGTTTTTAATCACAAAACGGTCACCTTCCACATGGAGAGAAACCGCCTGTCCTTCATTGCACGAAGAATTTTTAATGGTTAGATTACTGATTTTAATATCATCGCCCGTCACCAATAAAGTATAGGAATTAAACGTCGTCATCTTTTCATTAAACGCATCCAATTTTCCTGAAAAATTATTGTTGGTAATTATGGTATTATCTTTATTTTCGCCTTCTAACGTTATTTTATGTTTTGAAGAAGCGATAACCACTTTTTCATTATATGTTCCGGATTTAATGAAAACTAATGCTTCCGCCGGACCTAAATCTCTTATTGAATTAATTGCCTTTTGAATCGATGTAAAATCTCCGCTTCCATCTTTGGCAACGGTAATTTTGATGTAAGGATTATTTCCTGCAAAGAGAAAATTTGCCATTGAAGTGAGTAGAATTAAAAATAATTTTTTCATAAACTGATATATTATTTTTTGACGCAAAGATTTATTTTTTCTTTGTACTAATTTTTAAGGAGCAAAGGTTGCGACTTTGTCGCTGATGAAGCTTTACGATGAAAGCGTTTGCTTAATAAAATCAATTTATTGGTTCCTCTTTGCTGCTTAAAGTTTATCATATTTATTAATAAATTTTTGCGTTTAAAATTATTATTTCAAAACTTTATCTAAAAAGTCAATAGTTAAATTCAAAGTTTCTGTAAACCAAGGTTCTGCCGACCAGAAAGAGTGAGGAGAATCTTTGATTTCATGAAACTCAGTTGGGATATTATAACTCTTTAATCTTTTCATCATATCGTCTCTCCCAGCATGAAAGCGAGGCTGCGAACTGTTGATGAAAAGGGTAGGAGGTGTATTTTTATCCACATATTCCAATGGTGAAGCTTCTTTCCATATTTTCGGATTGTCTTTTTGCTGATAACCCAGCCAATAGGCATCGTAAGTTCCTTCTTTTCCGGATTCCTCATGAATAAAGGAAACAACACCGTCTACATTGACAATAGCCTGAATTTTATTCTTTTTTTTGACACCAACTAAAGTTGCCATTTGTGCTCCCGCAGATTCACCCAAAACCACCATTTTCTTTTTGTTTAAAGAATATTTCTGATGATTTTTCCTTAGCCAGTCAATTCCGGTTTCGATATCTTCCACTCCGGCCGGATATTTGGCAACATCGGCTAATCGATAACCGATTGCAATTACCACATAGCCTTTTGAAGCCAGTTCCATCGCCATGAATTTCTCATTTTCCTTGCTTCCCGAAATCCATCCACCACCGTGAACCATCGCAATTCCCGGATATTTTTTGGATGGGTCTGAAGGATAATAAACATCTGCTTTTAAAGAAAGGCCGTTGATATTTTTATATTCCACATCTTGATCAATTTTGATATTTTGTGGAACAGGTCTTTCAATAGAAGTGAGAAAAGGATATTTTTTCTTGAATTTTTCAAACGTACCTTCGGTGGTGTAAGGACTAGCATTCGGTCGATTTACCTGTCCGAATGCCATTGTCCCCACAAAAAAAATAGAAATATAAGTATGTTTTCTGTTAAAAATCATTCGCTTATGGAAATTTTTTAATACTATTTTTTGTTGTTGGTCAATCGCAAAGGCGCAATGAATTTTACAAACTTTATGTTTTAGGGCGCAAGGATTTTATCTTTGATAAAATTTAAAACTGCATAATTTTTTGAAAATCTTTGATTTTCTTGCGTCTTTGCGATTCTCCAACTATTTAACTGCATTTTTCGCTACATCCGTTCCGATAGAAAGTGAATTTTTATCAGACGTTACTTCTTTCGGTAACAAAACGGTTCCTGTTTTGCTGCCTAAAACCTTTACGTACGGCTTGTTTGCGGATTCAAATTTCACTGTCGAAAGGTTGATATTTTTACTGTTATAAATTGTAGCTCCCGTTCCCTGAGAGTATTTAAGCTTTACATTTTTTAATTGAATTCCGTCTGCATCTACGATTGTTAAAGCTTTTCTCGTTTCAAACTGAGAATCTTCGATCACAATATTTTTAAGATTCATTTCAGCTAAACCGAACAACGTAATTGCTTCATCAGAATTCACCGCATTAATGTTTTTAAAGAAAATATTTCTGAAAATCGGTGTTTCTTCTGTTACAGGATAAACTTTTTCAGGAGTTTTATTTCCTTCCTGTTTCTGTCCGTCTTCCAACACCGGAGAGGCGCCTTCGTAGAACATATTGAAACCAATCGTCTGTGTCGGGATATTAATCATATCAATATTTTTGATGTAAATATTTTCAACGATTCCTCCCCTTCCACGCGTTGTTTTGAAACGAAGACCGATATCTGTTCCGATAAAAGTACAGTCGGAAACGTGAATATTTCTCGCGCCGCCGGACATTTCACTTCCTATCACAAAACCTCCGTGACCGTGATATACAACGTTGTTTTTTATGATTACATTTTCAGTCGGCATTCCTCTTTTTCTTCCGTCCTGATCTTTTCCTGATTTAATACAAATGGCATCATCACCAACATCAAACGTATTATCGTAAATCAGAACATTTTTACAAGATTCCAAATCTACACCATCTCCGTTTTGAGAGAACCAAGGATTTCTAACGGTAAGATTTCTTAAAATCACATTCGAACACATTAAAGGATGAAGATTCCAGGCCGGAGAATTCTGGAAAGTTGGTCCGTCTAACAATACTTTGTCACAGCCAACCAAACTTACCATTACCGGACGAAGAAAATCTTTAACCGTATTTAATTCATCTTTAGAAATTTTATCAGGAACGTTGAAGCTTGAACTGCTTTCAAATCCTTTTTTATAGCTTTCTGAAGGATACCAGTTTTTACCGTCCGCAGATAAAATTCCGCCGGATTTTACTATATTTTTCCATTCAGATTCTGAAACTTTGCTTTTTTTGATGGCTCTCCACGCATCACCGCTTCCGTCGATTACCCCTTTTCCTGTAATGGCAATATTGGTCGCATTTTTAGCTGAAATCGGAGACTGACAACGGATGGTATTCAATCCTTCAAAGCTTACGTCCACCAAAGGATAATCTGCTTTATCTTTACTGAAAACGATAAACGCCCCTTCTTCTACATGAAGATTGATATTGCTTTTTAATTCAATCGGACCTGTTAGCCACATTCCTCTCGGAACGACTAATTTTCCACCACCTTTTTTGCTAAGGTCTTCAATTGCTTTTTTGAAAGCTTCGGTATTTTTTACATTTCCACCTGCAACACCACCGTATTGAGTAATAGAAACCGTGTTAGCTGCAAATGAAGTTTCTGCCACCTGAGGCATTTTAAACTCAATGTTTTTATAAATATCAAGGTTCTGAGCATAGATTTGCCCTGAAAACATCATTGCTGCTACTAAACCGATCACTTTAAGAGACTTCTTCATTTTATTATTTTTTGAGTTTTAATTCATTTTTTTATTGCGTTTTGCCGTTGCCAATGATATGTTTTGTGATTGTGGCATACAGACAACAGCAAAACGACGAATAAAAATGAAACTATATTGTAAAGTTTTTTTGTTCTTAGATTTTTTAATCTAATGTTTTTTATCCCACGGATTTCACAGATTTGCACGGATGTTTATGTTATTTTTAAGTTTTAAAAACGGTATGTAATATCTGTGTAAATCTGTGAAATCTGTGGGAAATAATTAATTTTTTGTAATTCTAAACCAATCAAAATCGGCATATCCTCCACGCGCTGCTTTGGTTGTGCTTACGCTGTATAAACCGACTTTAGCACCAATCCATTTTCCTGGCGTCGACTGGAAAACATCGCCCACTTTTGTGAAATTTTTTCCGTTTTCGCTGTAGCTGAACTGGCATAAACCGTTGGGTTCATTCACATTTACTTTTAAATAAGCTTCGTTACCTTTTAATTTAGTTTCAAATAAAATCTTCTCCTCACCGCCTTTATCGGCTTTTTCCGCTCTTCTTAACTGAAGATAAAACCCGTCCGGCTTATTGGTAATTACGACTGATTCATGATTTAGTCCCATGACTAAAAGTCCTGCGGTTTTTCCTTCTTTGGCATCTTCCGGGGTTAATTTAACCTTTGTTGACGCTGCAAAATTCGGTGCCGGGAATTTTTGGGTTAATAAATTCGGGACATTCCACAGATTTTTTTCACCTTCAGGAACTTTTATCGAGAATAATCTTAAAAATTTCTGTCCCGGAAGTTTGGAAGACCAAACGATGTTTTCGTTCGCACTCCATTGCCATTGCAATCCCAATTTTTCTCCATCAAACTCATCCGTTTCAGGAGGTGTAACGGTAGGATATATTTTCCCTACATTTGGTTTTTTATAGGTTAAAACCGGTTCCCCGATTCCGTTTTTATTATTATCAATTCCGATAACAGGCCAGTCTTTTTCCCATTTCATCGGTTGCAGATGAACAATTCTTCCGCCTGCATCCACATCCTGAAAATGATAGAACCAATCTTCACCGGAAGGCGTGTCTACCCAGGCCCCCTGATGAGGTCCGTTGATTTTTGTTGAACCTTGCTCCAACACTATTTTCTCTTCGTAAGGACCATAAATATTTTTTGACCTTAATACCAATTGCCAACCTGTAGCCACGCCACCTGCCGGAGAAAAAATATAATAATAGCCGTTTCTTTTATACATTTTCGGACCTTCAACGGTTGGATGAGCATCATGACCATCGAAAACATGAATACCTTTATCTAAAACCTTGGTTCCTTCAGGATTCATTTTATTCAACGTTAAAATGCTTTTCACTCCGGCACGGCTTCCCGCCCAACCATGAATCAGATACGCATTTCCATCTTCATCCCAAAACGGACAGGAGTCGATCAAACCTTTTCCTTCCATTACCAAAACAGGTTTTTCCCAGGCTCCCAACGGATCTTTGGTTTTCACCATATAAATTCCGAAATCGGGATCACCCCAATAAATATAGAACTCTCCTTTGTGGAAACGGATGGCAGGTGCCCAAACGCCGTCGCCTCTTTTTGGAGTTGAAAAATGTTCGCTCGGAAGAACATCCGGAAGGGCATAATTCACCAATTTCCAGTTGACCATATCTTTTGAATGAAGAATCGGCAGTCCCGGAGCTTCATTGAAACTCGAAGCGGTCATATAATAATCGTCACCCACGCGAATCGCATCCGGATCGGAATAATCTGCGTACAAAACAGGATTTTTATAATTTTTTCCCTGATCAGCAGTCCAGACTTCGGAAACGTAATTTTTTTCCTGTGCCTGAAGGTATGTTGAAGCAACTGAAAATAAAGTTATTGTTGCTATATTTAAAATTTTTGTCTTCATAACCAGATTTTTGATCTGTTTAATTTTTAACGCAAAGAGCGCAAAGATTTTTTTGAATTTAATGCTGTTGATTTTTAGTTCGCAAAGGCGTTTCACTCAGCAAAAGCTAATTGTTTAAAAATTTTCACCATTAAGGTTTTATTAAGAAGTTTAGTATAATTAAGCTGAGCTTCGCTTTAAGCAATTAACTTAATAGAACCTTAATTTCTTAGCTCTTCTTAATGGTTTAAAGTATTATTTTTCAAACTCTAAACTGGCCAGAATAAATGGTCCTGTTCCTTTTCCGTCATTAGAACGAATTTCTTCGTTTACGTAATATTCGTAAGAACCGTCTCTGTAAGGTTTTCCTCCTAAACCTGCAACGGCACAGCATTTATTTAAATTCACCACTCCGTTTTCATCAACTGTGATTAAATTTTTAATGATTCCGTCATAGCCTTTTTTGGCAGCTGCTTTATATGATTTTGGAAGATAACCATCGTTCACCGATTTAATGATCGTATAAACGAACATCGAAGATGCGGTTGCTTCTTCATAATTCCCTTTTTCCAAAGGTTTGTCTAAGATCTGATACCA
The sequence above is a segment of the Chryseobacterium sp. MYb264 genome. Coding sequences within it:
- a CDS encoding alpha/beta hydrolase, with translation MSNTFLAMKNFIFIFSILLGIQLSAQQKITVWPKGGMPNSKGLKLNIVEEKEGRITQIQEAELFAFLPAKEERKSMAIIIIPGGGYHHLTYDLGGYSYAKWLNTLGISAFVLNYRLPTSPDLKQREIAPLQDIQAAIKLIRKNASQYGISPDQIGVLGTSAGGHLAAMASNISKDYTELKGDLSTISTIPNFAILVSPVIDLGEFAHKGSCVNLLGEDASQEKIKEYSMQNKVNEKTPPTILFHAQNDPAVPVINSILYYEAMIKNKVKGALFIFPEGEHNIGISNKSELTENWKEVCTDWLKTIMNK
- a CDS encoding alpha/beta hydrolase, with amino-acid sequence MKKVVFIPFILLFTLFSAQEKMMFWPKGEMPNSKILASKTQKKKELEAIKEPELFAFLPPIKERKQMSVIIIPGGGYSKLTYDEGAFQIAKWMNTQGISAFVLNYRLPTSTDLIQREIAPLQDIQASIKYIRKNAAQWAISSDLVGVVGTSAGGHLATSVSNITTDYTQLKGDWESISTIPNFAVLFCPVIDFGEYAHKGSRESLLGDHASTEKIREYSMQNRVTEKTPPTILFHNQDDTAVPPMNSILYFKAMTQHKVKGAMFIFPKGGHRFFVTDKDALSENWKKLCSDWLLGISNK
- a CDS encoding cupin domain-containing protein encodes the protein MNFKKEPFFDGNSEWEDLGDGVSRQFVGYNSQVMMVIVRFEKDSIGALHQHFHSQITYVAEGKFEVTVDGEVKILQKGDGFFAQPNIFHGVKCLEAGQLIDAFTPFREDFLKD
- a CDS encoding rhamnogalacturonan acetylesterase, whose protein sequence is MKKIFLLFSIALSTLILAQQKPTLFLIGDSTMSNKDNPDKNPEHGWGQVLGQFMTNGIEIQNHAMNGRSSKSFRTEGRWDKVEKQLKKGDFVIIQFGHNDQKLKDSTKFTNPYTQYRANLERYVNETRAKGATPILMTSITRRNFNENGVLIDTHKEYPLVVRMVANDMKVAFVDMQLLTEQMEIAAGPEKSKLLHLHFKAGENPYYTKDKADDTHLSRLGAESVAKLAVKDLKTLKTGLEKYIK
- a CDS encoding pectinesterase family protein: MKKLFLILLTSMANFLFAGNNPYIKITVAKDGSGDFTSIQKAINSIRDLGPAEALVFIKSGTYNEKVVIASSKHKITLEGENKDNTIITNNNFSGKLDAFNEKMTTFNSYTLLVTGDDIKISNLTIKNSSCNEGQAVSLHVEGDRFVIKNSNILGCQDTIYSATNHSRQYFENCYIEGTTDFIFGQATVVFKNCTIKSLADSYITAAATEADRQYGFIFFDCKLIAKEGITKVYLGRPWRPYAKTVFINTEMGKHILPEGWNPWKGDKMFPDKEKTAYYAEFGSKGDGGNSSKRINWSHQLTKKDLKNYSLEKIFNNWNPNMSNW
- a CDS encoding alpha/beta hydrolase, producing MIFNRKHTYISIFFVGTMAFGQVNRPNASPYTTEGTFEKFKKKYPFLTSIERPVPQNIKIDQDVEYKNINGLSLKADVYYPSDPSKKYPGIAMVHGGGWISGSKENEKFMAMELASKGYVVIAIGYRLADVAKYPAGVEDIETGIDWLRKNHQKYSLNKKKMVVLGESAGAQMATLVGVKKKNKIQAIVNVDGVVSFIHEESGKEGTYDAYWLGYQQKDNPKIWKEASPLEYVDKNTPPTLFINSSQPRFHAGRDDMMKRLKSYNIPTEFHEIKDSPHSFWSAEPWFTETLNLTIDFLDKVLK
- a CDS encoding glycoside hydrolase family 28 protein; amino-acid sequence: MKKSLKVIGLVAAMMFSGQIYAQNLDIYKNIEFKMPQVAETSFAANTVSITQYGGVAGGNVKNTEAFKKAIEDLSKKGGGKLVVPRGMWLTGPIELKSNINLHVEEGAFIVFSKDKADYPLVDVSFEGLNTIRCQSPISAKNATNIAITGKGVIDGSGDAWRAIKKSKVSESEWKNIVKSGGILSADGKNWYPSESYKKGFESSSSFNVPDKISKDELNTVKDFLRPVMVSLVGCDKVLLDGPTFQNSPAWNLHPLMCSNVILRNLTVRNPWFSQNGDGVDLESCKNVLIYDNTFDVGDDAICIKSGKDQDGRKRGMPTENVIIKNNVVYHGHGGFVIGSEMSGGARNIHVSDCTFIGTDIGLRFKTTRGRGGIVENIYIKNIDMINIPTQTIGFNMFYEGASPVLEDGQKQEGNKTPEKVYPVTEETPIFRNIFFKNINAVNSDEAITLFGLAEMNLKNIVIEDSQFETRKALTIVDADGIQLKNVKLKYSQGTGATIYNSKNINLSTVKFESANKPYVKVLGSKTGTVLLPKEVTSDKNSLSIGTDVAKNAVK
- a CDS encoding glycoside hydrolase family 43 protein, with protein sequence MKTKILNIATITLFSVASTYLQAQEKNYVSEVWTADQGKNYKNPVLYADYSDPDAIRVGDDYYMTASSFNEAPGLPILHSKDMVNWKLVNYALPDVLPSEHFSTPKRGDGVWAPAIRFHKGEFYIYWGDPDFGIYMVKTKDPLGAWEKPVLVMEGKGLIDSCPFWDEDGNAYLIHGWAGSRAGVKSILTLNKMNPEGTKVLDKGIHVFDGHDAHPTVEGPKMYKRNGYYYIFSPAGGVATGWQLVLRSKNIYGPYEEKIVLEQGSTKINGPHQGAWVDTPSGEDWFYHFQDVDAGGRIVHLQPMKWEKDWPVIGIDNNKNGIGEPVLTYKKPNVGKIYPTVTPPETDEFDGEKLGLQWQWSANENIVWSSKLPGQKFLRLFSIKVPEGEKNLWNVPNLLTQKFPAPNFAASTKVKLTPEDAKEGKTAGLLVMGLNHESVVITNKPDGFYLQLRRAEKADKGGEEKILFETKLKGNEAYLKVNVNEPNGLCQFSYSENGKNFTKVGDVFQSTPGKWIGAKVGLYSVSTTKAARGGYADFDWFRITKN